From the genome of Zalophus californianus isolate mZalCal1 chromosome 6, mZalCal1.pri.v2, whole genome shotgun sequence, one region includes:
- the TRIM69 gene encoding E3 ubiquitin-protein ligase TRIM69 isoform X8, producing MQKDAIAAYKENKLHLQQHISLEFLKLHQFLHSKEKNILNELREEGKALNEEMELNLSQLQEQCLLTKEMLVSIQARMEQQNPFDFLKDISSLLDSLEQGMKVLMPREFISRKLNPGLYKGPIQYMMWREMQFSLSPGLSSLTLDPKTAHPNLMLSKNRTSVWHGDIKQVMPDDPERFDSSVAVLGSKGFTSGKWYWEVEVAKKTKWTVGVVRESIIRKGSCPLTPEQGFWLLRLRNQTDLKALDLPSCSLKLTNNLNKVGVYLDYEGGQVSFYNAETMTHIYTFTSTFMEKLYPYFCPCLNDGGENKEPLHILQPR from the exons GAAAACAAGCTACATCTGCAGCAACACATCTCCTTGGAGTTTCTAAAGCTACATCAGttcctgcacagcaaagaaaagaacattttaaatgagCTCCGAGAAGAGGGGAAAGCCTTGAATGAGGAGATGGAGCTGAATCTGAGCCAGCTTCAGGAACAGTGTCTCCTAACCAAGGAGATGTTGGTGAGCATCCAGGCACGGATGGAACAGCAGAATCCCTTCGACTTTCTCAAA GATATCTCATCTCTCTTGGATAG CTTGGAACAAGGAATGAAGGTGCTGATGCCCAGAGAGTTTATCTCCAGAAAGCTGAACCCAGGCCTGTACAAAGGTCCCATCCAATACATGATGTGGAGGGAAAtgcagttttctctctctccag GCCTATCTTCATTAACTCTGGACCCTAAAACAGCTCACCCAAATCTGATGCTCTCCAAAAACCGAACCAGTGTGTGGCATGGTGACATTAAGCAGGTAATGCCTGATGATCCAGAGAGGTTTGACTCAAGTGTGGCTGTGCTGGGCTCAAAAGGCTTCACATCTGGAAAGTGGTACTGGGAAGTAGAAGTAGCAAAGAAGACAAAATGGACAGTTGGAGTCGTCAGAGAATCCATCATTCGGAAGGGCAGCTGTCCTCTAACTCCTGAGCAAGGATTCTGGCTTTTAAGACTAAGAAACCAAACTGACCTAAAGGCTCTGGATTTGCCGTCTTGCAGTCTGAAACTGACTAACAACCTCAACAAGGTGGGCGTATACCTGGATTATGAAGGAGGGCAGGTGTCCTTCTACAATGCTGAAACCATGACCCACATTTACACCTTCACTAGCACTTTCATGGAGAAACTTTATCCCTACTTCTGCCCTTGCCTTAATGATGGTGGAGAGAATAAAGAACCCTTGCATATCTTACAACCACGGTAA